In Onthophagus taurus isolate NC chromosome 6, IU_Otau_3.0, whole genome shotgun sequence, a genomic segment contains:
- the LOC111415001 gene encoding aquaporin AQPAe.a-like isoform X5, translating to MKSFLEEIRIRIIKYATDKKSFFETIIRVFLAEFFGTAMLLFIGCMGCAFDLKHPFPGFAPALTFGLAVMVIVQIFLHISGSHINPIITIAVVIFGAMKPLVAGIYITAQMLGGIFGFGLIKLLLTEHFTEVHIPSPGGNGTIHHLCVTQPNPYISPFQATAIEAITSGILILLLCGITDKRNHANTDSLPLRFGFAITGLASASAQFTGGSMNPARSFAPALLNGIWSNQWIYWVGPTAGAITAALFYKFLYYEKPEVAKPDELQELDEIGDNGTKA from the exons ATGAAATCGTTTTTAGAAGAAATACGAATACGCATTATTAAAT atgcaacagataaaaaatcattttttgaaacaatcaTTAGAGTTTTCCTAGCGGAATTTTTCGGAACAgcaatgttattatttattggttGCATGGGGTGTGCTTTTGACCTAAAACATCCATTTCCCGGTTTTGCGCCAGCTTTAACTTTTGGTTTAGCCGTCATGGTGATAGTAcag ATATTCCTTCATATCAGTGGATCACACATAAACCCGATTATAACAATAGCCGTGGTTATTTTTGGAGCTATGAAACCATTAGTGGCGGGTATTTATATTACAGCGCAAATGTTGGGGGGCATTTTTGGATTTGGacttattaaattgttattaaccGAGCATTTCACGGAGGTTCATATACCGAGTCCGGGTGGAAACGGCACAATTCATCATCTTTGCGTGACACAACCAAATCCGTATATTTCACCATTCCAA gctACTGCTATTGAAGCAATCACATCCGGAATTCTTATTTTACTTCTTTGCGGAATAACGGATAAAAGAAATCATGCTAACACCGATTCACTTCCGTTAAGATTTGGTTTTGCTATAACTGGTTTAGCAAGTGCTagc gcTCAATTCACTGGAGGAAGTATGAACCCAGCAAGATCTTTTGCTCCCGCTTTACTTAATGGAATATGGAGTAATCAATGG aTTTATTGGGTTGGACCAACAGCTGGCGCTATAACTGCAGCTttattctacaaatttttatattatgaaaAACCTGAAGTAGCAAAACCCGATGAATTACAAGAATTAGACGAGATCGGCGATAATGGTACCAAAgcataa